In Humulus lupulus chromosome 6, drHumLupu1.1, whole genome shotgun sequence, a single genomic region encodes these proteins:
- the LOC133785210 gene encoding uncharacterized protein LOC133785210 → MREHNKALLQLPYGKHSLSYLLHEDKLRARGLLEQDQSMDNIAYRKYTMWEHAFASFSQLNYKLNNEVHSSMSYTQESKNLQIKLADELKATKSKLEAEIKEKDSKIKELEEKNAKLEEDKKATFDIIEGEKARLLEEFKQKKDHAINMAMYRIWANNANLDTSFLDTLEDEFLSRWQARLEAEDAEEEAEKAKEKSDAVGGDAPAS, encoded by the exons ATGAGGGAGCACAATAAAGCTTTGCTCCAACTACCGTATGGCAAGCATTCtctctcttatcttcttcatgaagataagcttcgagcccGCGGCCTCCTAGAGCAAGATCAGTCGATGGACAACATCGCTTACCGCAAATATACCATGTGGGAGCAC GCCTTTGCTTCCTTTTCTCAGTTaaactataagctgaacaatgaagtccattcgagcatgtcttaTACTCAGGAATCAAAAAATCTCCAAATCAAACTCGCTGACGAGCTCAAGGCTACAAAGTCAAAGTTGGAGGCTGAGATTAAGGAGAAGGACTCAAAAATCAAGGAGCTTGAAGAGaaaaatgccaagcttgaggaggataaGAAGGCTACCTTTGACATAatcgagggtgaaaaggctcgcctccttgagGAATTCAAGCAAAAGAAGGATCACGCAATCAACAtggccatgtatagaatctgggccaacaatgccaACCTTGATACAAGCTTCTTGGATACTCTCGAGGATGAATTCCTGTCGAGGTGGCAAGCTCGTTTGGAGGCAGAGGATGCCGAGGAGGAGGCTGAGAAGGCAAAGGAGAAGTCGGATGCCGTCGGGGGGGATGCTCCTGCTTCTTAG